One genomic segment of Macrobrachium rosenbergii isolate ZJJX-2024 chromosome 40, ASM4041242v1, whole genome shotgun sequence includes these proteins:
- the LOC136826288 gene encoding uncharacterized protein isoform X2, whose product MRLRTGILNGFLLMCLITSLISITFMNYIQYVFWKKRIIYKACGDECIKVDNSSHYLVQTEGCNILDFGPSHPDIARFTYKKVDPLVCSKRPPLTEESGLKLIFFEERIHLYGSSTKSLNCSYQGILRVNQSPDYHSGLSDSRFVLMRKRQIEKRETQMDYDSVLVTCYDFRLSPSRIYRSVHFFIQPSRAKEKRKKFKKSVAELGTPSGRLSVIIVGTDSVSRGSFLRHMPLTFNYLTNELQSIDLQGMNKVDDNTYPNIVALLMGLSLQEVESHDCQDEGNPLARLDICPLIWRNFSNEGYVTAYGEDSPNVGSFHHNLPGFVEEPTDYYNRPYFVASDRLTGHRAGKRAVASLCQGTRPSNILIHKYSLALAEELKDIPYFGYFWTSALTHDSMQGAVRADGPTLEYLQKLHKRGYLNNTVLFFISDHGMRSGDFRMTYAGMLEERLPFAHLVFPRWFGDKYPNAAKNLITNTRRLTSTFDLYATLYDILYQNYAHPENRSAAFKHGQSLFQEVPENRTCEGAGIPEHYCACEHTREVGPDDPHLLAAAYEALNQINLGLIVFPKCATLKLRKVRCTDTVLLTPRFSMSPW is encoded by the exons ATGCGTTTAAGAACAG GAATCCTCAACGGCTTCCTTCTCATGTGCCTCATAACCTCATTGATTTCAATTACTTTCATGAACTATATCCAGTATGTATTCTGGAAGAAGAGAATTATCTATAAAGCCTGTGGTGATGAATGTATTAAAG TGGATAATTCGTCCCACTACCTCGTCCAGACGGAAGGCTGCAACATCCTAGACTTCGGTCCTTCACATCCAGACATCGCTAGATTCACCTACAAAAAAGTTGATCCG CTGGTGTGTTCCAAACGTCCACCACTGACGGAGGAATCGGGCTTGAAACTGATCTTCTTCGAAGAGCGCATTCACTTGTACGGATCGTCCACGAAATCTCTGAATTGCTCTTATCAGGGTATCCTGAGAGTGAATCAGTCTCCAGACTACCACAGCGGATTAAGTGATTCCAGATTTGT GTTAATGCGAAAAAGACAAATAGAGAAGAGGGAAACGCAGATGGATTATGATAGCGTTTTAGTAACGTGTTATGATTTTCGTCTTTCGCCATCACGCATATACAGGAGTGTCCATTTCTTCATACAGCCCTCAAGagcgaaggaaaagagaaaaaagtttaag AAATCAGTCGCCGAACTGGGAACACCTTCGGGGAGGCTTAGCGTCATCATCGTAGGAACAGATTCCGTATCTCGTGGAAGTTTTCTTCGCCACATGCCCTTAACTTTCAACTATCTCACCAATGAACTACAGTCTATAGATCTCCAAGGTATGAACAAAGTAGACGATAACACATACCCAAACATCGTGGCTTTATTAATGGGTTTATCCCTTCAGGAAGTCGAGAGCCACGACTGCCAGGACGAAGGTAACCCTCTCGCAAGACTCGACATTTGTCCTCTGATATGGAGAAACTTTTCTAACGAAGGGTATGTCACGGCATACGGAGAAGACTCGCCAAACGTGGGCTCCTTTCACCATAATCTGCCGGGATTTGTTGAAGAACCAACCGATTACTATAATAGGCCTTACTTCGTTGCATCTGACAGGCTCACAGGACACAGAGCAGGAAAAAGGGCAGTTGCTTCTTTGTGTCAAGGAACAAGGCCCAGTAATATCCTCATCCACAAGTATTCTTTGGCCTTAGCCGAGGAACTGAAAGACATCCCTTACTTTGGCTATTTCTGGACTTCAGCCCTCACGCATGATTCTATGCAAGGAGCCGTCAGAGCTGATGGTCCGACCTTGGAATACTTGCAGAAACTGCACAAAAGGGGCTATTTAAACAACACAGTACTCTTCTTCATCAGTGACCATGGGATGAGGTCTGGAGATTTCCGAATGACGTATGCAGGGATGCTGGAAGAAAGACTACCTTTTGCTCATTTAGTATTTCCAAGGTGGTTCGGAGATAAGTATCCTAATGCTGCAAAGAATTTGATTACGAATACAAGAAGGCTGACGTCGACCTTCGATCTCTACGCAACACTTTACGATATTCTCTATCAAAATTATGCACATCCGGAAAACag GTCAGCGGCTTTCAAACACGGTCAGAGCTTATTTCAAGAAGTCCCAGAAAACAGGACATGTGAAGGCGCTGGTATCCCCGAACATTACTGCGCATGTGAACACACCAGAGAAGTGGGCCCTGATGACCCACACCTTCTAGCAGCGGCATATGAAGCTCTGAATCAAATCAACTTGGGCCTCATTGTATTCCCTAAGTGCGCAACTTTAAAGTTACGTAAGGTAAGATGTACAGATACGGTTCTGCTGACTCCTCGATTTTCAATGTCGCCTTGGTAG
- the LOC136826288 gene encoding uncharacterized protein isoform X1, which yields MRLRTGILNGFLLMCLITSLISITFMNYIQYVFWKKRIIYKACGDECIKVDNSSHYLVQTEGCNILDFGPSHPDIARFTYKKVDPLVCSKRPPLTEESGLKLIFFEERIHLYGSSTKSLNCSYQGILRVNQSPDYHSGLSDSRFVLMRKRQIEKRETQMDYDSVLVTCYDFRLSPSRIYRSVHFFIQPSRAKEKRKKFKKSVAELGTPSGRLSVIIVGTDSVSRGSFLRHMPLTFNYLTNELQSIDLQGMNKVDDNTYPNIVALLMGLSLQEVESHDCQDEGNPLARLDICPLIWRNFSNEGYVTAYGEDSPNVGSFHHNLPGFVEEPTDYYNRPYFVASDRLTGHRAGKRAVASLCQGTRPSNILIHKYSLALAEELKDIPYFGYFWTSALTHDSMQGAVRADGPTLEYLQKLHKRGYLNNTVLFFISDHGMRSGDFRMTYAGMLEERLPFAHLVFPRWFGDKYPNAAKNLITNTRRLTSTFDLYATLYDILYQNYAHPENRSAAFKHGQSLFQEVPENRTCEGAGIPEHYCACEHTREVGPDDPHLLAAAYEALNQINLGLIVFPKCATLKLRKVRCTDTDQPGRNHPRTFRNCCDFFYGYLHY from the exons ATGCGTTTAAGAACAG GAATCCTCAACGGCTTCCTTCTCATGTGCCTCATAACCTCATTGATTTCAATTACTTTCATGAACTATATCCAGTATGTATTCTGGAAGAAGAGAATTATCTATAAAGCCTGTGGTGATGAATGTATTAAAG TGGATAATTCGTCCCACTACCTCGTCCAGACGGAAGGCTGCAACATCCTAGACTTCGGTCCTTCACATCCAGACATCGCTAGATTCACCTACAAAAAAGTTGATCCG CTGGTGTGTTCCAAACGTCCACCACTGACGGAGGAATCGGGCTTGAAACTGATCTTCTTCGAAGAGCGCATTCACTTGTACGGATCGTCCACGAAATCTCTGAATTGCTCTTATCAGGGTATCCTGAGAGTGAATCAGTCTCCAGACTACCACAGCGGATTAAGTGATTCCAGATTTGT GTTAATGCGAAAAAGACAAATAGAGAAGAGGGAAACGCAGATGGATTATGATAGCGTTTTAGTAACGTGTTATGATTTTCGTCTTTCGCCATCACGCATATACAGGAGTGTCCATTTCTTCATACAGCCCTCAAGagcgaaggaaaagagaaaaaagtttaag AAATCAGTCGCCGAACTGGGAACACCTTCGGGGAGGCTTAGCGTCATCATCGTAGGAACAGATTCCGTATCTCGTGGAAGTTTTCTTCGCCACATGCCCTTAACTTTCAACTATCTCACCAATGAACTACAGTCTATAGATCTCCAAGGTATGAACAAAGTAGACGATAACACATACCCAAACATCGTGGCTTTATTAATGGGTTTATCCCTTCAGGAAGTCGAGAGCCACGACTGCCAGGACGAAGGTAACCCTCTCGCAAGACTCGACATTTGTCCTCTGATATGGAGAAACTTTTCTAACGAAGGGTATGTCACGGCATACGGAGAAGACTCGCCAAACGTGGGCTCCTTTCACCATAATCTGCCGGGATTTGTTGAAGAACCAACCGATTACTATAATAGGCCTTACTTCGTTGCATCTGACAGGCTCACAGGACACAGAGCAGGAAAAAGGGCAGTTGCTTCTTTGTGTCAAGGAACAAGGCCCAGTAATATCCTCATCCACAAGTATTCTTTGGCCTTAGCCGAGGAACTGAAAGACATCCCTTACTTTGGCTATTTCTGGACTTCAGCCCTCACGCATGATTCTATGCAAGGAGCCGTCAGAGCTGATGGTCCGACCTTGGAATACTTGCAGAAACTGCACAAAAGGGGCTATTTAAACAACACAGTACTCTTCTTCATCAGTGACCATGGGATGAGGTCTGGAGATTTCCGAATGACGTATGCAGGGATGCTGGAAGAAAGACTACCTTTTGCTCATTTAGTATTTCCAAGGTGGTTCGGAGATAAGTATCCTAATGCTGCAAAGAATTTGATTACGAATACAAGAAGGCTGACGTCGACCTTCGATCTCTACGCAACACTTTACGATATTCTCTATCAAAATTATGCACATCCGGAAAACag GTCAGCGGCTTTCAAACACGGTCAGAGCTTATTTCAAGAAGTCCCAGAAAACAGGACATGTGAAGGCGCTGGTATCCCCGAACATTACTGCGCATGTGAACACACCAGAGAAGTGGGCCCTGATGACCCACACCTTCTAGCAGCGGCATATGAAGCTCTGAATCAAATCAACTTGGGCCTCATTGTATTCCCTAAGTGCGCAACTTTAAAGTTACGTAAGGTAAGATGTACAGATACG GATCAGCCAGGCAGGAACCACCCCAGAACTTTCAGAAACTGCTGTGACTTCTTTTATGGTTACCTTCATTACTGA